A stretch of the Vitis riparia cultivar Riparia Gloire de Montpellier isolate 1030 chromosome 13, EGFV_Vit.rip_1.0, whole genome shotgun sequence genome encodes the following:
- the LOC117927936 gene encoding probable inactive purple acid phosphatase 27 — MKPFLSSWVFGLFLFDALILFFPISCSSSSSFLPPLTACFIDELQNHTAISDFRLLNRRILKECPNPNPYLEITVSKNSSLADEEYLTVTVSGVLIPEETDWVAMVSPSDSDLSGCPLSKFYYIQTGDFSSLPLLCHYPVKAQFVSNDPGYLDCMKKECQAYDDDGTCLMNTCSASLTFHVVNIRTDIEFVFFAGAFDRPCILTRSIPVSFANPKMPLYGHLSSIDSTGTSMRLTWVSGDKEPQLVQYEGKSEQSEVTTFTQEDMCGSAKITPAKDFGWHDPGYIHSAMMTGLQPSRNFSYRYGSDSVGWSKLTQFRTPPAGGSDELRFIAFGDMGKSPRDNSTEHFIQPGSISVIEAIAKEVSSGNVDSIFHIGDISYATGFLVEWDFFLNLINPVASQVSYMTAIGNHEMDYPGSVSIHNTPDSGGECGVPYWTYFPMPTMEKEKPWYSLEQGSVHFTIISTEHDCSEDSEQYEWLKEDMASVNRSRTPWLIVMGHRHMYTSLKSGLSRPDFMFVSAVEPLLLANKVDLVLVGHVHNYERTCAIYNNECLAMPRKDWNGTAVYDNSNYTAPVQAVIGMAGFSLDKFPANVENNWSLSRISEYGYVRGHATREELRMEFVESKTGTIGDSFRIIKSPAKFLGEEIDPFS; from the exons ATGAAGCCCTTCCTTTCTTCTTGGGTCTTCGGGCTTTTCTTATTCGatgctctcattcttttctttcccatttcttgttcttcttcgTCTTCCTTTTTGCCTCCATTAACCGCCTGCTTCATTGATGAGCTACAAAACCACACTGCAATTTCCGATTTTCGGTTACTGAACAGAAGAATTTTGAAGGAGTGTCCCAATCCAAACCCTTATCTTGAAATCACTGTCAGCAAGAATTCAAGCCTCGCCGATGAAGAATACCTCACCGTCACTGTGAGCGGAGTTTTAATTCCTGAAGAGACTGACTGGGTGGCCATGGTTTCTCCTTCTGATTCCGA TCTATCGGGTTGTCCATTGTCCAAATTTTACTATATACAAACTGGTGATTTTAGTAGCCTGCCTCTTCTCTGCCATTATCCTGTCAAG GCACAGTTTGTGAGCAATGATCCTGGCTACCTCGATTGCATGAAAAAGGAATGCCAGGCATATGACGATGATGGAACATGCTTAATGAACACTTGCAGCGCCTCGTTAACATTTCATGTTGTCAACATCAGAACAGACATCGAGTTCGTGTTCTTTGCTGGTGCATTCGACCGCCCTTGCATTTTGACTAGATCAATACCTGTGAGCTTTGCTAATCCTAAGATGCCATTATATGGACACCTCTCAAGCATAGATTCGACCGGAACATCA ATGAGATTAACATGGGTCAGTGGAGATAAGGAGCCTCAACTAGTTCAATATGAAGGCAAATCAGAACAATCAGAAGTTACAACATTTACACAAGAGGATATGTGTG GTTCTGCAAAAATTACTCCAGCCAAGGATTTTGGGTGGCATGACCCAGGTTACATTCATTCAGCAATGATGACAGGACTTCAGCCTTCAAGAAACTTCTCCTACAGATATGGAAG TGACTCAGTTGGTTGGAGTAAGCTTACTCAATTCCGTACTCCACCTGCTGGGGGATCAGATGAACTCAGGTTCATTGCATTTGGCGACATGGGAAAGTCTCCTCGTGATAATTCTACTGAACACTTCATTCAG CCAGGATCTATCTCAGTAATTGAGGCGATAGCCAAGGAAGTCAGTTCTGGCAATGTAGATTCCATCTTCCACATTGGAGATATTAGTTATGCCACAGGATTCTTAGTAGAATGGGATTTCTTCCTTAACCTTATCAACCCGGTTGCTTCCCAAGTTTCTTACATGACTGCAATTGGAAACCATGAGAT GGACTACCCGGGTTCAGTATCGATTCACAACACCCCCGATTCGGGTGGGGAATGTGGAGTTCCTTACTGGACTTACTTTCCAATGCCTacaatggaaaaagaaaagccaTGGTATTCCCTTGAACAAGGAAGTGTTCACTTCACAATAATTTCAACCGAACATGACTGTTCTGAAGATTCGGAGCAG TATGAATGGCTGAAAGAAGACATGGCTTCAGTTAATAGATCGAGAACCCCTTGGCTAATTGTTATGGG GCACAGACATATGTATACTTCCTTAAAGTCAGGCCTCTCGAGACCAGACTTCATGTTTGTATCAGCTGTGGAGCCATTACTGCTGGCCAACAAG GTTGATCTGGTTCTTGTTGGCCATGTCCACAACTACGAGAGAACTTGTGCTATTTATAACAATGAATGCCTAGCGATGCCTCGAAAAGATTGGAATGGGACTGCTGTCTATGACAACAGCAACTATACTGCCCCAGTTCAAGCAGTTATTGGAATGGCTGGCTTCTCCTTGGACAAGTTTCCAGCGAATGTT GAGAATAATTGGAGTCTGTCAAGGATTTCTGAATATGGATATGTAAGAGGGCATGCAACAAGGGAAGAGTTAAGAATGGAG TTTGTAGAATCCAAAACTGGAACAATTGGGGATAGCTTCCGCATCATTAAAAGTCCTGCAAAGTTCTTAGGAGAAGAAATAGATCCATTCTCTTGA
- the LOC117929208 gene encoding scarecrow-like protein 3 isoform X2, whose translation MAGMIQEDGSSSVTSSPLQIFSLMSLSPGLGSPYPWLKELKSEERGLYLIRLLLACANHVAAGSIENANIGLEHISHLASPDGDTVQRIAAYFTEALADRMLKGWPGLHKALNSTKISSISEEILVQKLFFELCPFLKLSYVITNQAIIEAMEGEKMVHIIDLNSFESAQWINLLQSLSARPEGPPHLRITGIHEQKEVLDLMALQLTKEAEKLDIPFQFNPIVSKLENLDFESLRVKTGEALAISSVLQLHTLLAIDDEMVGKSPSASKNTSAVHLQRVLQMNQRTLGEWLEKDLPNVYIPSPESASASTSSPLSLASPPKMGSFLAALWGLSPKLMVVTEQESNNNCPTLMERVMEALNFYAALFDCLESTLSRASIERQKVEKMLFGEEIKNIIACEGPERKERHEKLEKWVMRLELSGFGRVPLSYQGMLQATRLLVSYGYDGYRMKEENGCLVICWQDRPLFSVSAWRFKRYD comes from the coding sequence ATGGCAGGAATGATTCAAGAGGACGGATCTTCATCTGTAACTTCGTCGCCCCTTCAAATCTTTTCCCTCATGTCACTTTCTCCGGGTTTGGGCTCACCATATCCCTGGCTTAAGGAGCTGAAATCCGAGGAGCGGGGTTTGTATCTTATCCGTCTTCTCCTGGCCTGTGCTAACCATGTTGCCGCTGGCAGCATTGAGAACGCAAATATTGGCCTTGAGCATATTTCCCATCTAGCTTCTCCTGATGGAGATACAGTCCAGCGAATAGCTGCTTATTTCACTGAAGCACTTGCTGATCGAATGCTGAAAGGTTGGCCTGGTTTGCACAAGGCCCTCAATTCGACAAAGATATCTTCTATATCTGAAGAGATTCTTGTCCAGAAATTGTTCTTTGAGCTCTGCCCCTTCCTGAAGCTCTCATATGTTATTACCAACCAGGCTATTATTGAGGCCATGGAAGGGGAGAAGATGGTTCATATTATTGACCTCAATTCATTTGAATCTGCCCAGTGGATTAATCTTCTTCAGTCATTAAGTGCACGGCCAGAAGGTCCACCCCATCTGAGAATTACAGGTATTCATGAACAGAAAGAGGTGTTGGATCTAATGGCTCTTCAGCTGACAAAAGAAGCCGAAAAATTGGATATCCCATTTCAATTTAATCCTATAGTTAGCAAATTAGAGAATCTTGATTTTGAAAGTCTGCGTGTTAAGACAGGAGAAGCACTTGCAATCAGCTCCGTACTACAACTTCATACTCTCTTGGCAATTGATGATGAGATGGTTGGAAAATCCCCTTCAGCATCCAAGAACACTAGTGCAGTTCACTTGCAGAGAGTTTTGCAGATGAACCAACGCACATTAGGAGAGTGGCTCGAAAAAGATTTGCCCAATGTTTACATTCCAAGTCCTGAATCTGCATCGGCATCAACATCCTCCCCACTATCTTTGGCCAGTCCACCAAAGATGGGGAGCTTTCTTGCTGCTCTTTGGGGCCTCTCACCAAAGCTGATGGTGGTAACAGAGCAAGAATCAAACAATAATTGTCCTACTCTGATGGAAAGAGTCATGGAAGCATTAAATTTTTATGCAGCACTATTTGATTGCTTGGAATCTACCTTATCAAGGGCATCCATTGAGCGACAGAAAGTGGAGAAGATGCTTTTTGGAGAGGAAATTAAGAATATCATAGCATGTGAGGGACCCGAAAGGAAAGAGAGGCATGAAAAGCTTGAGAAATGGGTTATGAGGCTTGAGCTGTCTGGGTTTGGGAGGGTGCCTCTGAGCTACCAAGGAATGTTGCAGGCAACGAGGTTGCTGGTGAGTTATGGTTATGATGGGTATAGGATGAAAGAAGAGAATGGGTGTTTGGTCATTTGCTGGCAAGACCGGCCCCTTTTCTCTGTCTCTGCTTGGAGGTTTAAGAGGTATGATTAA
- the LOC117927856 gene encoding dirigent protein 22-like — MASFLTYTTLFSLFSTFSITIPAAFSQQFAEEIATMPLEKVSHLHFYFHDILSGKNPTATQIAGPKKGRFGMTMMVDDALTEGPEPSSKLLGRAQGLYALSAQQEPALLMVMNFAFMEGKYNGSSISVLGRNPVMHAVREMPIVGGSGLFRYARGYALAHTVWFDGTTGDAIVEYNVSVLHF, encoded by the coding sequence ATGGCCTCTTTTCTCACTTACACTACTCTCTTCTCCCTCTTCTCAACTTTCTCCATCACCATTCCCGCAGCTTTCTCCCAGCAATTTGCGGAGGAAATCGCCACAATGCCGCTAGAGAAAGTGAGCCACCTGCACTTCTACTTCCACGACATCCTCAGCGGGAAAAACCCAACCGCCACGCAAATCGCCGGCCCAAAGAAGGGTCGTTTTGGCATGACGATGATGGTGGACGACGCCTTGACTGAAGGCCCCGAGCCCAGCTCAAAGCTGCTGGGAAGAGCTCAAGGACTGTACGCGTTGTCCGCGCAACAGGAGCCTGCGCTGCTCATGGTGATGAATTTTGCCTTCATGGAGGGGAAGTACAATGGGAGTAGCATCAGTGTACTTGGGCGGAACCCGGTGATGCATGCGGTCAGGGAAATGCCCATCGTGGGCGGAAGTGGTCTTTTCCGGTATGCGCGGGGCTATGCTTTGGCGCATACAGTTTGGTTTGATGGTACGACGGGAGATGCGATTGTTGAGTACAATGTGAGTGTACTGCACTTCTGA
- the LOC117929208 gene encoding scarecrow-like protein 3 isoform X1 yields MQLFGFLESPTNLLMAGMIQEDGSSSVTSSPLQIFSLMSLSPGLGSPYPWLKELKSEERGLYLIRLLLACANHVAAGSIENANIGLEHISHLASPDGDTVQRIAAYFTEALADRMLKGWPGLHKALNSTKISSISEEILVQKLFFELCPFLKLSYVITNQAIIEAMEGEKMVHIIDLNSFESAQWINLLQSLSARPEGPPHLRITGIHEQKEVLDLMALQLTKEAEKLDIPFQFNPIVSKLENLDFESLRVKTGEALAISSVLQLHTLLAIDDEMVGKSPSASKNTSAVHLQRVLQMNQRTLGEWLEKDLPNVYIPSPESASASTSSPLSLASPPKMGSFLAALWGLSPKLMVVTEQESNNNCPTLMERVMEALNFYAALFDCLESTLSRASIERQKVEKMLFGEEIKNIIACEGPERKERHEKLEKWVMRLELSGFGRVPLSYQGMLQATRLLVSYGYDGYRMKEENGCLVICWQDRPLFSVSAWRFKRYD; encoded by the exons ATGCAATTATTTGGCTTTCTTGAG AGTCCAACCAACTTGTTAATGGCAGGAATGATTCAAGAGGACGGATCTTCATCTGTAACTTCGTCGCCCCTTCAAATCTTTTCCCTCATGTCACTTTCTCCGGGTTTGGGCTCACCATATCCCTGGCTTAAGGAGCTGAAATCCGAGGAGCGGGGTTTGTATCTTATCCGTCTTCTCCTGGCCTGTGCTAACCATGTTGCCGCTGGCAGCATTGAGAACGCAAATATTGGCCTTGAGCATATTTCCCATCTAGCTTCTCCTGATGGAGATACAGTCCAGCGAATAGCTGCTTATTTCACTGAAGCACTTGCTGATCGAATGCTGAAAGGTTGGCCTGGTTTGCACAAGGCCCTCAATTCGACAAAGATATCTTCTATATCTGAAGAGATTCTTGTCCAGAAATTGTTCTTTGAGCTCTGCCCCTTCCTGAAGCTCTCATATGTTATTACCAACCAGGCTATTATTGAGGCCATGGAAGGGGAGAAGATGGTTCATATTATTGACCTCAATTCATTTGAATCTGCCCAGTGGATTAATCTTCTTCAGTCATTAAGTGCACGGCCAGAAGGTCCACCCCATCTGAGAATTACAGGTATTCATGAACAGAAAGAGGTGTTGGATCTAATGGCTCTTCAGCTGACAAAAGAAGCCGAAAAATTGGATATCCCATTTCAATTTAATCCTATAGTTAGCAAATTAGAGAATCTTGATTTTGAAAGTCTGCGTGTTAAGACAGGAGAAGCACTTGCAATCAGCTCCGTACTACAACTTCATACTCTCTTGGCAATTGATGATGAGATGGTTGGAAAATCCCCTTCAGCATCCAAGAACACTAGTGCAGTTCACTTGCAGAGAGTTTTGCAGATGAACCAACGCACATTAGGAGAGTGGCTCGAAAAAGATTTGCCCAATGTTTACATTCCAAGTCCTGAATCTGCATCGGCATCAACATCCTCCCCACTATCTTTGGCCAGTCCACCAAAGATGGGGAGCTTTCTTGCTGCTCTTTGGGGCCTCTCACCAAAGCTGATGGTGGTAACAGAGCAAGAATCAAACAATAATTGTCCTACTCTGATGGAAAGAGTCATGGAAGCATTAAATTTTTATGCAGCACTATTTGATTGCTTGGAATCTACCTTATCAAGGGCATCCATTGAGCGACAGAAAGTGGAGAAGATGCTTTTTGGAGAGGAAATTAAGAATATCATAGCATGTGAGGGACCCGAAAGGAAAGAGAGGCATGAAAAGCTTGAGAAATGGGTTATGAGGCTTGAGCTGTCTGGGTTTGGGAGGGTGCCTCTGAGCTACCAAGGAATGTTGCAGGCAACGAGGTTGCTGGTGAGTTATGGTTATGATGGGTATAGGATGAAAGAAGAGAATGGGTGTTTGGTCATTTGCTGGCAAGACCGGCCCCTTTTCTCTGTCTCTGCTTGGAGGTTTAAGAGGTATGATTAA
- the LOC117929208 gene encoding scarecrow-like protein 3 isoform X3 codes for MIQEDGSSSVTSSPLQIFSLMSLSPGLGSPYPWLKELKSEERGLYLIRLLLACANHVAAGSIENANIGLEHISHLASPDGDTVQRIAAYFTEALADRMLKGWPGLHKALNSTKISSISEEILVQKLFFELCPFLKLSYVITNQAIIEAMEGEKMVHIIDLNSFESAQWINLLQSLSARPEGPPHLRITGIHEQKEVLDLMALQLTKEAEKLDIPFQFNPIVSKLENLDFESLRVKTGEALAISSVLQLHTLLAIDDEMVGKSPSASKNTSAVHLQRVLQMNQRTLGEWLEKDLPNVYIPSPESASASTSSPLSLASPPKMGSFLAALWGLSPKLMVVTEQESNNNCPTLMERVMEALNFYAALFDCLESTLSRASIERQKVEKMLFGEEIKNIIACEGPERKERHEKLEKWVMRLELSGFGRVPLSYQGMLQATRLLVSYGYDGYRMKEENGCLVICWQDRPLFSVSAWRFKRYD; via the coding sequence ATGATTCAAGAGGACGGATCTTCATCTGTAACTTCGTCGCCCCTTCAAATCTTTTCCCTCATGTCACTTTCTCCGGGTTTGGGCTCACCATATCCCTGGCTTAAGGAGCTGAAATCCGAGGAGCGGGGTTTGTATCTTATCCGTCTTCTCCTGGCCTGTGCTAACCATGTTGCCGCTGGCAGCATTGAGAACGCAAATATTGGCCTTGAGCATATTTCCCATCTAGCTTCTCCTGATGGAGATACAGTCCAGCGAATAGCTGCTTATTTCACTGAAGCACTTGCTGATCGAATGCTGAAAGGTTGGCCTGGTTTGCACAAGGCCCTCAATTCGACAAAGATATCTTCTATATCTGAAGAGATTCTTGTCCAGAAATTGTTCTTTGAGCTCTGCCCCTTCCTGAAGCTCTCATATGTTATTACCAACCAGGCTATTATTGAGGCCATGGAAGGGGAGAAGATGGTTCATATTATTGACCTCAATTCATTTGAATCTGCCCAGTGGATTAATCTTCTTCAGTCATTAAGTGCACGGCCAGAAGGTCCACCCCATCTGAGAATTACAGGTATTCATGAACAGAAAGAGGTGTTGGATCTAATGGCTCTTCAGCTGACAAAAGAAGCCGAAAAATTGGATATCCCATTTCAATTTAATCCTATAGTTAGCAAATTAGAGAATCTTGATTTTGAAAGTCTGCGTGTTAAGACAGGAGAAGCACTTGCAATCAGCTCCGTACTACAACTTCATACTCTCTTGGCAATTGATGATGAGATGGTTGGAAAATCCCCTTCAGCATCCAAGAACACTAGTGCAGTTCACTTGCAGAGAGTTTTGCAGATGAACCAACGCACATTAGGAGAGTGGCTCGAAAAAGATTTGCCCAATGTTTACATTCCAAGTCCTGAATCTGCATCGGCATCAACATCCTCCCCACTATCTTTGGCCAGTCCACCAAAGATGGGGAGCTTTCTTGCTGCTCTTTGGGGCCTCTCACCAAAGCTGATGGTGGTAACAGAGCAAGAATCAAACAATAATTGTCCTACTCTGATGGAAAGAGTCATGGAAGCATTAAATTTTTATGCAGCACTATTTGATTGCTTGGAATCTACCTTATCAAGGGCATCCATTGAGCGACAGAAAGTGGAGAAGATGCTTTTTGGAGAGGAAATTAAGAATATCATAGCATGTGAGGGACCCGAAAGGAAAGAGAGGCATGAAAAGCTTGAGAAATGGGTTATGAGGCTTGAGCTGTCTGGGTTTGGGAGGGTGCCTCTGAGCTACCAAGGAATGTTGCAGGCAACGAGGTTGCTGGTGAGTTATGGTTATGATGGGTATAGGATGAAAGAAGAGAATGGGTGTTTGGTCATTTGCTGGCAAGACCGGCCCCTTTTCTCTGTCTCTGCTTGGAGGTTTAAGAGGTATGATTAA
- the LOC117927855 gene encoding protein trichome birefringence-like 38, with product MGWFGVQSSSILVAVSMIFSWMYLGNTTVNVHGKTSRNKMLKMGKCDIYEGSWVVDETYPMYNSSSCPYIRKEFNCQKYGRPDQLYLQYRWQPRDCDLPGFDGKDFLRRFKGKKIMYIGDSLSLNHWQSMVCLLHVDVSDQSRILQETNDTISTFIFQDYDLSVMLFHSQYLVDIENEQNCRILKLDSLKNGEIWKNIDILVFNTWLWWYRTGPKQPWDYIQDGDNILKDMDRMLAFRKGLMTWAKWVDLEVDLTKTQVFFQGISPSHYNGKEWGKPGVTNCSKETQPISGSTYPAGLPPASHVLEEVLGSMTKPIHLLNVTNLSQLRKDAHPSTYNGLGNMDCTHWCLPGLLDTWNQLLYTTLIS from the exons ATGGGGTGGTTTGGGGTTCAGAGCTCCTCCATTCTGGTGGCTGTTTCTATGATATTTTCATGGATGTATCTGGGGAACACTACAGTGAATGTCCATGGGAAAACAAGCAGAAACAAGATGCTGAAAATGGGAAAATGTGATATATATGAAGGGAGTTGGGTGGTGGATGAGACATATCCAATGTATAATTCTTCATCGTGCCCTTACATTCGAAAAGAATTCAACTGCCAGAAGTATGGACGCCCAGATCAGCTCTACCTCCAATATAGATGGCAGCCCAGGGACTGTGACTTGCCTGG ATTCGATGGAAAAGATTTCTTGAGGAGatttaagggaaagaaaataatgtaTATAGGGGATTCATTGAGTCTAAATCATTGGCAATCAATGGTTTGCCTTCTTCATGTTGATGTTTCTGATCAATCCAGAATTTTACAAGAGACAAATGACACTATTTCTACATTTATTTTCCAG GATTATGATTTGTCAGTGATGTTATTTCACTCTCAATACTTAGTAGACattgaaaatgaacaaaattgtcGAATTTTGAAACTCGATTCACTTAAGAATGGTGAAATATGGAAGAATATCGACATCTTAGTCTTCAATACATGGCTTTGGTGGTACCGCACAGGCCCTAAACAACC GTGGGATTATATTCAAGACGGTGATAACATACTAAAGGACATGGATCGAATGTTAGCTTTCCGAAAAGGTTTAATGACTTGGGCTAAATGGGTCGATTTAGAGGTGGATTTAACAAAAACTCaagttttttttcaaggaatttCTCCTTCCCATTACAA TGGCAAGGAATGGGGCAAGCCGGGAGTTACAAATTGCTCAAAGGAGACACAACCCATAAGTGGATCCACATACCCAGCTGGTTTACCCCCTGCAAGTCATGTACTAGAAGAAGTCTTAGGCAGTATGACAAAACCCATTCATTTGCTTAATGTAACAAATCTCTCCCAATTAAGGAAAGATGCACATCCTAGTACGTACAATGGGCTTGGGAACATGGACTGTACACACTGGTGTCTCCCTGGACTCCTTGATACTTGGAATCAACTTCTGTACACCACTCTCATCAGTTGA